The stretch of DNA GAAGATATCATTTTTCTCTTAAGAGAAAACAAGCTAAGTAGTACAAAAACTCAGGATCAgaaatcagaattatttttttataaatgagtCACAAAACTAATCCAGCAAAAGGACAAAGGACTATTCTAAAATACAGGCAGAGTATACTGGAAATATTACAGGCCTGAAGCACACTATAATAGCATATATTGACCGctgctatatgccaggcacttgaAACACATAGTTCCAATTTCTAGCACAATTCCAAGAATTATACATATCCTCCTCAACTTATGATGAGGTTACATCCCAATAAACCAATCATGAGTTTGAAAATATCACAAGTCAAAAATGCACTTAATATACCTAACCTACTGAACATCATAGGTTAGCCtcaaatgtgctcagaacactggAAGCACAGTACACTGTAGAGTATCGATTATTTACCCTTGTGACTGTGTGCCTGACTGGAAGCAGTGGCTTGCTGCCACTGCCCAACATCATAAGGGAGTATCATACAGCATATTGCTAACCTGGGAAACAATCAAATTCAAAATCTGAAGTATGTTTTCCACTAAATGTGTATTacctcataaagaaaaaaaaatcacaagttgAACCATTGTAAGTCAGGGTCTACctgttattcctattttacaggtgaaggaCCCAGCTAAGAAAGTGTGAGTGGTTTATTCTTACTCTCCACTTACTGTTCTTAAGAATCATGTCTGCCACTTGTCTATTCAACACTAGCAGTTCCTCAATGCTCTGATACACACTTCTTTGTATTCACTCTTTGGGTCATTTCGCCTATTGCCCTCACTACCTTCACTGCCTCCTAATTATGTATCTTCAACTCAGACCCCTCCTCTGAGAATTCATATATCGAACTGCCAAAATGACATCTCCCCTTGAACTCTAAAACCAAAGTTATAATTTCCACACCCCAACTCCAAACTGGGTAGATTTCCAATGCTTTACATCATTAACAGCATCAGCACTGATGAAGCTGCACAAGCTAGAAACCAACAAACTACCTTTCCTATCTTTTTTCATCATCCTCATCCTTCCCCCACATATACAAATCATCACCAAATACTATGGATTTTAAGTATCTCTCCAATCCACCCCATTCTATCCATTGCCAATATTTTCCCTCCAACACTCAAAGCTTTCATCATGGTTCATTTAGACTACTATAATACACCAACTGATTTTCCGTATCACTCAATCCCTTCTCCACAGTAAAACCAAGTGATTTCAAATCCATTCATTGTCTAGTTTCAAATTACTCTTAGGCTAAATAACAAAAATTCCTAACATTGCAAAAAAGATCTGAGTCTAGTCCCTATTCTCAAATctctccttatactatcctctcCCACAGATAATGGGTCAGCAAAACTATGGCCTGGGGGCTCTATTCAGCTTGCTGCCTGTACTTGAAAATAGCCATAACtcatccatttaaaatttttctatggCTGCTACTGTAATGCAACAGCAGATTTTAGTAGTTATAACAATGGCTGTATTAccctcaaagcctaaaatatttattatctggctctttacagaaagtaTGCCAACACTGCCTTAGATCAATGACCAGATGCAGTGACCTCCTTTAAGAACACATACCATATTTCCCTCTCACCACATGAACATTCTATGCATTCAACATTAAATCGTCTTCCAGCCAATGAAATAGTCCCCTAGTTAAGTCCCATTCATCTATCAGATCTAACTTAAAACCACACTTCTCAGGGAAGCCTTTTCTCACCTTCTAGACCAGTACATCTCAATCCAAGACCTCATCTAGCTACCATGTTGGAAGGACAGCTTCAAGCCAGAGGTCTGTGGTTTgggggctctgtattctgttctattggtcaaTGCACCTATCCCAATGCTATATACCACATTgccttaaatattaaattttacatcTGATTGAATAAGTACATACACATCATCACCACTCCACTTCTTCCTTATTCATTAGTGTCCTGCCTATTCTAGGTTCTTTGCTTTCCCATATATAGACTGGAATAAGTGTATATTTCTTGAAAACCCTTGACACTTTGAATGAAACACTGAACTTAGACATCAGTTTTAAGAACTTCTTTATGATATGCCATATTGATGGATAAAAAGGCACTAGCTCCCCATTTATTTAGTTCCTCTTTAATGtctttcaataaagttttatacTTTCCCACAGATTTGAACATGATGTTATAGTTACTCCCAGGAACTTGATACTCTCTGTCTTACTTTTGTAAACGGTGTTTAGCTGCTTATTGCTATGTATAGCAATGCAGTCAACTTTTGACTACTGATCTTATATTGAGCTATTTTGCTAACTCATatcaatattaataatttatctgcagattttaaaaattacttataaacctaaaagtttctaaaatatcatttctCCAGTTTCCTTAGGGTTCCAGTATCATAACACATgactctaaaaattaaaacaatggtaCACAAAAGTGCAAGGAGATTCTCTAACAGCTCTAAAAGACAGCCAAGACTACTCAGAGTAAAATCAACAGAAAGCAGATTATAAGTACAACTCAAAGTCAACTTACCACTTCAATACAAACAAGGAAAAGACTGACACCAAATGAAAAGAAGTATATTATATGACACACTGAATCAAATATAAGAACAATCTGCAAGGGTAGAGAAAGACAATCTAGGTCTGATATTAATTCCTATTTGTAAATGTGGCtaggaattataaaaattaaggaCAAATTACTGAAATAAGTGAATATAAGATGCCAGTGActgaaaacaaaaccatgttttatATTCctctaaaaaaaccaaaaaccccatTACTGTTTATGttcctctaaaagaaaaaaaaaaaaaccccaccaaaccTGTTACTTAAATTATGGCACGCCATCAATTGTTAGACATATCCagatttgagattttaaaaagttagaaaaataaattttagaattcataaaatatagttaattagATAGGACAAATCAGATGGAAAGagatttaattcaatttaaagaACATTATCATTAATTGACTGGAACCAGGAACTACACTGAAATTTCAGACTATAGATACAAATTTGGTACATTCCTTCCCCTCACAGTGCTCAGAGTAAAGAAATTAACAATGAAAGATCTATAGTCATAATATCAAGTCATGGAAATACTCATGCCTTTTGTACATTTATCCTAAAGATATAATCCAAATGGAACAAACTTCAAAGCAAATTAATTAGCCACTTAAATAAAAGAGAGCAAAATTTTAAACTTGGAAGCCTAACCATCCAGTTTTGATATAATTTGCTAAATGGAGAACTATGTAATGACAAAGTATAATTTGAAAGACTAAGAAGTGATATGgcaaaatacaattaagtgaaaaaaatatatgtatacaatgattcgaactaaataaaaattaggtGTACTGGAAGATAAAAAGATCATTGGAAAATAGGTTCAAAATGTCAAAACTCTATgttccaaaaatgtttttatctttttgaacaTAGATTGGAGATGAAATAATATAGTAGTTGACCACCCCATACACACATCCACAGCTTCCCTTTATGCAGTTTCAGTTACTTTCATCAATTTTGGTCCagaaatattaagtggaaaattccagaaatgaacaTTTCATAAGTTTCAAATCAGGTGCTGACTAGCGTAATGAAACCTTTCACTGTTCTGCTTCATTCTGCTTAGAACATGAATTATCCCTTTGTCCAGTGCATCTCCACTGTGTATGCCACCTATTCACTCCTCACTTATAGTCAGCTAGGTTAGCAGATCAAGTATCctggtatcacagtgcttattttcaagtaccacatttttttcggaccataagatgcacataggtgttagaggaggaaaatagggaaaaaaattttgaaacaaaaaatgtggtaaaatatttaataacataaataatgtaatatttcatcaatgtaaatgtaaacagaactcaacagcagcattaacaatcattattcctcccaagttttggggggtgggggtggggggagggtagaaagtgcatcttatagtccgaaaaaatATGGTACCTTTATTTTACTCAATAATGCCAtagtcacataacttttattacagtatattattataattgttctattttataataAGTTATTATTAATCTCTCACTgtgctaatttataaattaaactttatcataggtatgtacaCGGCAATATATAGGATTTGGTACTATCCACAATTTCAGGAAGCCACTGGCAGTCTTGGAATGCATCCCTCACAGACAAAGGGGAATACTATAGTGTGGTTTCATTGTTAAATTCCCTGAATTTGGTATTTGTACTGTTGCTACTTAAGAGaatatttttgttcttaagaAGTACACAATAAAGCAGTTaacggttaaaaaaaaaagtccaatatCTCCAACTTGATGCTAAAGGGCTCAGGAAAAAAACACCCCCCTGCCCCAAAACTCACATACAGCTCAAGAAAGTAGGACAAAATGTAAACAATTGGCAAATCTCGGTAAAAGGTATACAAAATTAAACTCTTTACTCTTTCTGCAAGTTTTCTCTaagttgaaattatatcaagatAAAAAGTTAGCAAAACAATTAAGTAGAGTTGTGATCAAATATGGAAAAATAGCCTtcgctgatgtggctcagtggattaagccaCAGTGGattaaaccaaaaggtcaccagttccattccctgtcagggcacatgcctaggttatgagCCGGGTCCCCACTAGGGgtcactcgagaggcaaccacacactgatgtttctctccctctctttctccctcctttcttctctctctgaaaataaataaatactattaaaaaaaggaaaaataaaagcaatgtaaAATAGAAAGACTGtagatgctttatttttgttaatagacattaagtaattttaataacataagcaaattaaaagaaaaacactgaagtcTTTTGGCAGTGATAATATATATAGTGAGGTCTAGTGATAATAAGGTGAAAAAATGCCAGAGATATTTAGTTAACTGTGTGGCTTGAGTCAGAATTTGTGGTGTAGATCTAGATGAGCTTTATTTCAACAGTTTAAATACCTAATCTAAAAAACAACGATAAAATAAGGGAATATTGCAACttaaatttagaaagtaaaatgagGTCTACCCAACTATGGGGCAGCAATTATTATATGTAAGAAAACTCACTCAAAATATCTGTATCTTCAATTGGGCTTAATAAACAGCAGACAGCTGGAGTAAATATTACGGCGATGGTCTTATTGAATGAAGAAATTAGCAATACGTAGAATAAAAGACTACTGAATGCCATCTGAAAATCGTAAAAACCTTGAATAAAagttaaagggggaaaaatcaggacaactataatagaatgacaataaaaaaaatcatatgtattatataatgaaaaaaagtttATGTACACTCCAGTGTCAAATACAATAGCATTAAAAGTAAAGGCACTGACAGcttgcagccaagatggaggttgtaggcagatacactttgcttcctagaacaaccaaaagaaggataagaaccaatttaaaaacaaaaataaccaggactgccagaaaattgaactgtatggaagtccgacaaccaaggacttaaagaaacattcacccagactggcagAAAGGGCGGAGATGGGAAGCCCAGGCAGTGAGGACACATGACAAGGTTGCAGAtgggcagactgggtggtccagggggcaggtgagggagtggctgaggcagcagctggcagaccaggatATCCCACATTCACATGGGGAATAAGCCTGGAGGAACAACTAGGAAGTGAGACAAAAcacatacaacccagggttccagcacatgaaactaaagcctcaaaacctctggctgtaaaaacctgtgaaggtTACAGTAGTGGGAGAAATTCTCATTTTCACAGGAGAGTCCTTTGGAAGGGCCTaccaggatcctagaacatacacaagtccacctacctgggaatcagcaactGAAGGGGCACAATCCGATTCTGGGAAGCAAAGAAAGTGACTGAAGGCAGGGCAAGAAccaagcaagtgacattgttaCCTTTCTGACCCGCCCCCTGCCACacatagcaccacaatgcagtcaagtgggttgccccacctcgGCAAATACATAAGGCTCCTCCCCCTACAACCTAACagatgtgctgagacaaagaaatatggcccaaataaaagaacagatcaaaattccagaaaaagaactaagtgataaggagatagctaaacctatcagatgcagagttcaaaacactggtaatcgggatactcacagaaatgattgagtacagctgcaaaataaagaagtgaaggctatgcaaagtgaaataaagaaaaatatacagagaaccaacagtacagggaaggaaactggggctcaaatcaaagacttggaacagaaggaagaaataaacgttcaatcagaacagaacgaagaaacaagaattcaaaaaaacgaggagaggcttatgaacctctgggacaactttaagtgcttcaacatccaaatcataggggtgccagaaggagaagaggaagaggaagaaattgaaaacttatttgaaaaaataatggagaactcccccaatctagtgaaggaacTAGATGTCCAAGTCtagaaagctcagagtcccaaagaagttggattctaggaggaacacaccaagatacatcataattaattacccaagattaaagataaggagacaatcttaaaagcagcaagaggaaaggagagagtttaacctacaaaggaattcccataagactatcacctgatttctcaaaagaaactttacaagcaagaaagggctggaagaagtattcaaagtcctgaaaggtaaggacctataacctagattactctatccagcaaagctatcatttagcatggaagggcagataaaattcttcatagataaggtcaagttaaagcagttcatcatcaccaactccttgttatgtgaaatattaaaagggacttatctaagaaaaagaagatcaaaactatgaacattaaaatgacaacaaactcacaactatcaacaactgaacgtaaaaaaaaaaacaaaccctaagcaaacaactagagcaagaacagaatcacagcaatggagctcacatggagggttattagcagggaatgaaaagaattggagaaaaggtacagggaataagaagcataattggtaggtacacaATAGATGGGGACATTAAGAATAacacaggaaatgtagaagccaaagaacttatacgtacaacccatggacatgaacaaagcaGGAGGAATGCTGGAAGGCAGGGTGGTtacaggaaggagggggagaaagcggagaaaaaaaatgggacaactgtaatagcataatcgttaaaatacactttaaaaaagtgaagCTGCTTAAGTAGCACTGTGaaaaatatctaataaaaataaactattaaactTTAATAGCACACACACTTAGGTTTCTAATGCTTAATATCAGATAAATTAGTaactatttaaaatagaaaaagcttGCTATTTGGACAGAATTCTGTAATTCAAATTTAAGAAACCTTTCTGCAAGCCTTTAGGCAGTATACCACTATCCAAAGAAGCTTTCTGGATAAGATATTAAATTTCCAAGtctatacatttttagttttattgtactATTAATATGTTTGAGTGAGACACGTATATGAAATTAATATTGCAAAACTGgtcagcaggaaaaaaagacGAATGGGATGcttacaaaatgaaacaaagaacaaaattacTGTGGATATATGGATTTCTATAAAGAATATATTCAACTAGAATTTTCATGctgaatatgaaataaaactacACCAAATAAGATAAAGCACAAATAATCAAAATTCAATACAACCAGCAACAAAAAAATACCctcataaaacatttagaaaaatttaaagagctgataattttatttacaataaaaatgcagCTTAAGTTCTCACTGACACCAATTccgttatctttaaaaaaaatttttaaggtaaaaacaAATATCTTTATAAACATTACTggccataaataaaatttacctttttatcttcttttcctttgtggattttcttcttcattttcttatcatCTAATTCCTGGTCTGAGGTGATTGCAGGATTATCAATACCACCTTTCCAAGTTTCAACAGGAGAAAGAAGTGGATCTTCTTCACTTCCACgatgtcttccttttctttttgttttagaagttGTGAAAGCCTCATCATCACTTGCATCTGAATGTGTTCTTCGATAGTATGACTTGGCTTTACTAAACAGGGTTTTAGATTTATACTTGTATTTTGAAGGCCTCCGTTCCCCATGACTTTTTGAGGTTCTTTCAGAAAATccattttcttcatctccttGGGTGTTGTTTACAAATGAGTTTCGAATTTTAATAATGCGATTCTGACTATCATCTGGGACAACATATATCTCATCAGAACAGCCCTTCTGTTTGAATATTGTGTCAATGGGTTCCGCATAGTTATCTGAAGGATCCATATCTTCAGGATGTGCCAAAGGCACCCgggaagtctgtttccttggaTTTTTACCAATACCAGcttcaattgtttttaaaaggtttggATCCAGTTTCTTCACATTTGTCTTAGGTACAACTGGTTTAGGTTTAATAGGTGGAGGCACTTTATGGTTGCGTTCATGGTCATGACAGTTGGGGGTGCTATGAATAGGATATTCATTTCCTTCAAAATCTAATCTATATCTGGAACGGTCACTAGGCGTTGGAAGCAACTGTACATCATCTCCAATTGGACTATAAGGAGGTGGTGCTTCTGTATCATCATCTGAATCAGGGTAGTTGTTATAAGGAAAACAGTCTCTGGGAGATGGCAGAAAAACATCCTCACTCTGATGGGTTGATTCCCTTGTATTATCAGATAAATAGGaattttctatcatattttttttctctagaacaTCACTGAAAAACAGCGTAAAGACCTCGGTTTGCCGATGATACTGAGATAAAGAATACAACGCTGTAAATTTAGCAGTGATCTCTGTCGCAATGTGTTCTCCTTCAGTCATTAACTCTTTAATGGcctcattttcaaaaaaatctgCTTGGCTGTCAGTAACTGCCACCAGCTGTACAGGAATGGTGTCCTGAACTTCGGAAAGAAATGCTCGAAGCATTCCCATTGACGCTTTTCGTTTAGCAGAATAAACTAATATATATCCATGAACAAGTTCATCTTTCCTTACTCCAATTGAGGAATGGTATGATAATATTGTGATCTGTATTCGCCTCCTTTTTTCACCAATGATTTTATCAAGCATTAGGGAATTATTCTGTCCAGCTTGAGCAGCGCTGCAAGAATGCGAATCAAGGAAAGGTGAAAGAATAAGATCCACACTAAATGGATCACCACACATGGCACACATGACAATTCTCAAGTCAGCTTCTGATACATCCTTACTGGTGGGAACTGGGCTTACTACATCTAAATTATGTTTAACTGATTCTAATACTCCTCTTAGAGCTTGCTTTATTTGGGTTTCATTAAACTTACGAGGATATGTACCAGCAGGTACATCTACAAAAGGACACTGTAACTTGTTTGCCAACTGCTGCCCTTGGTGCCTGAGAATTGGTAGATTCTTACTAATAGAATCTCTCTGATTTGCCAGAATTAATGTAAATGGAAGATTAgccatatatttatcttttctgatcTGAGAAGCTTCAGTTCttatttttccaataaattcCCCAATAAAGTTCAGTGACTCAATGGAATTAAATACACAGAAGCACCCATGTGGTTTAAAGGCGACAGTCCATGACTGACTTAAAAAGTAAGGCGACTTGGCATCAACTGGTCGAAGATCAAGTTCATAAATCTTTCCATCTAAGGCATACTCATCATCGGTGGattgtgtctttatctcattTGCTAGTTCTTGGGCAAGGCCATCCTTCCCTAAAATGAAAAGGTTAACTTTATCTATATTGGTACTCTCGTGATACAACCGTAAGCGGCTGTGATCCAACTGCAAAAGACTATTGGCAAGTAACTGTTCTACTTTAATGTCCGTACAATTTTGGCCACTGAGACATGTTTCTTTAGTGGGGTGATAAACAAACCCTATATGCTTAAGTAAAAGAGACTCCCTATCAGGTGCAAGTTTCTGTAAAGCTTTGTATCTAGGTTCTTCACTCAGAACTGTATGAATTTCACTCATTTTATCTGAACTAGGTGTTGCATTGAGATCTAAATCATAAAAAAGTTCAGAATGCTCAAAAAGCATCTCCTGAAACTCTTCTTTGGCTTTTTCAACAATTTCTCGCTGGTGCCTACTATACACTTCTTTGCTATCAGCCTCTGTAATATATTTGAAGGCTTCATCCTCCATAACAAAGCACATAACTTCTTCCCATGGCTGCCCAGGTGAAATGAACTGAATTTTTTCCAAAgtctttttgaatttttccttcatttctaccCTCCTCTTCTCTGATATTAGATGTTGTACATGGTTCTGATAGACTTTTTCAGCTTCTAAAGTGCTTAGGAGGTCAAATGGAATTCGTCTGTCGTTAACTTTGTCTATATGGTCAGTTTCATCCCAAGGTGTTTTTTCTAGCACCACAAAACATAACTGAAAATCTGCTCTTTTTTCCATCAGCTTCAAAGCTTCTGACCAATTCATATGTTCAATCTCTTCTAGATTTGGCAAAAGAGTGTTAAAAGCTCTTGGTAAGGTATTTATatattcttctcttctttttcttatatgttCCTGTTTAAGTTGTTCTATATGTTTTGAGAATGTATTTCTGGCCTTTTTTGTTCCCTCTAAGTTGATATATTCTTCATAATCaggatgattttttaatttgttactaACAGTTTTCCAAGTTGCATGATAATCTCTCACAGTCTGCACAAGTTTTTCAAACTTATCTGTTGCTGTGACAACAAGTTGTCTCTGTGTTTTAAAAGCATCCAGATAGGGAATAATTTTAGGTTTGCCACGAGTTTTATCCAACATTTGTACCAGTGCAGTGAAACATGTTTCAATGTTGACATTCAATCGTGCTGATGTTTCCACTACAAGAAGGTTCTTTTTGTTTGAAGCAAAGGCCTGAACTTCTCTAAGATAGTGATCCACACATTCATCACATTTAGTTGCTGCTATTATTACAGGTTTTTTCGATTTTGATAGTTGGACAAAAAGATTATTCACAAATTTAAGTTGATCATCAAACTTCCTATTGCATCCCTGACTTACGTCAATGCACAATAAAAATCCATCCACGTTGAGCTTCCCTTCAGGCATTTGCTTCTGTTCAAAGTCTTGCTCCAGGCCTAGCTGATCAGTGCAAATGTACATTAGTTTTTCTGCTGACTGCAATTTAGAGGCAGCTGCACGTTTTATATACGGTTGCAAATTTGTACTCCGATGAGGCAAGAAAGTCTGGTCATCAATGAACTCTGTTTGTTCAATGACATGAATTTTGCATTCTACTCCATCTTCACCATTTAGTGTTATGTCACCCCAGTACAAAAAGTGATCATTGTTTACTACTCGTCCTCCAAAGTCAATGGTACTGAGCACAGAAGTATGCTCTGGATAATATTCATCTGCTTTTGAGCGTACAAATCTATTGCACAAACAAGACTTTCCAACTCCACAGTTACCTTTGTCTTTTTCAGTCCCAGAGAGTCCAACTACACTGATAGTATAGGATGGGGGGCGAGGCTCTTTGTTTTTTGCCATCATTACCCTCTTCTCATGTCTCTACATTCATAAAGGTAACCAGATATACTtctcattctgaaaataaaatcatctcaAAATATAGATCCTGAATTTCAGAACTATATTTGGTTCTTTGTATTTCCCTCATTTTTGTGCAGGAAGGTCTTCAAAATCATATAGATCATCATCTTcctagaaagaagagaaaaaggacaaatcTTAATCACGAATTACACacattaaattatatacatattaagaTAGCCACAACAAAGCACCATGCAAGTTAACActggatgtattttttaaaaatcatcataaaGAGTCTGTGGTATATTGTTATAAATGGAAAACGACCTCAAAATTTAAGGCAATTCTAACAATTAATATAACTAATACAAAATTTAATCTCACAATCTTTAAAATAAGCCCTATTAACCAAATGTGCATTTTGTCTCTAGTCTTTcctatagtttaaaaaaacaactagcCCTTTCCCCTACCTTCAATGACTAGGGATTATGCTTTGTTGTAACTAAAATGTACTAACTAGTATATTTAGTAACTGCTTTAACAACTCCCTCACAACCTTTAAACAACATGCTTTCTAACCTGATCTCTCACAACTTGTTCCctaaaatgaaatttcatatGAATTTATTACCaagattttagaatttaaaaattttcaagaaatgtCAACACTCCTTTGAAGTCCATCAAATATTATGCCCAAAGACaattaatatattcaaatacTTACAagtggaaatagaaataaatggacAGTTAgtgcaaataatgacaatatttGACTAGATCAATGCTTCTCACACTAAGGTAAATAAGAatcaattttttacttatttatctataAGCTCACTTTTGTAAAATAAGTAACATCTTTAAAagatctt from Phyllostomus discolor isolate MPI-MPIP mPhyDis1 chromosome 1, mPhyDis1.pri.v3, whole genome shotgun sequence encodes:
- the ARHGAP5 gene encoding rho GTPase-activating protein 5 isoform X1 produces the protein MMAKNKEPRPPSYTISVVGLSGTEKDKGNCGVGKSCLCNRFVRSKADEYYPEHTSVLSTIDFGGRVVNNDHFLYWGDITLNGEDGVECKIHVIEQTEFIDDQTFLPHRSTNLQPYIKRAAASKLQSAEKLMYICTDQLGLEQDFEQKQMPEGKLNVDGFLLCIDVSQGCNRKFDDQLKFVNNLFVQLSKSKKPVIIAATKCDECVDHYLREVQAFASNKKNLLVVETSARLNVNIETCFTALVQMLDKTRGKPKIIPYLDAFKTQRQLVVTATDKFEKLVQTVRDYHATWKTVSNKLKNHPDYEEYINLEGTKKARNTFSKHIEQLKQEHIRKRREEYINTLPRAFNTLLPNLEEIEHMNWSEALKLMEKRADFQLCFVVLEKTPWDETDHIDKVNDRRIPFDLLSTLEAEKVYQNHVQHLISEKRRVEMKEKFKKTLEKIQFISPGQPWEEVMCFVMEDEAFKYITEADSKEVYSRHQREIVEKAKEEFQEMLFEHSELFYDLDLNATPSSDKMSEIHTVLSEEPRYKALQKLAPDRESLLLKHIGFVYHPTKETCLSGQNCTDIKVEQLLANSLLQLDHSRLRLYHESTNIDKVNLFILGKDGLAQELANEIKTQSTDDEYALDGKIYELDLRPVDAKSPYFLSQSWTVAFKPHGCFCVFNSIESLNFIGEFIGKIRTEASQIRKDKYMANLPFTLILANQRDSISKNLPILRHQGQQLANKLQCPFVDVPAGTYPRKFNETQIKQALRGVLESVKHNLDVVSPVPTSKDVSEADLRIVMCAMCGDPFSVDLILSPFLDSHSCSAAQAGQNNSLMLDKIIGEKRRRIQITILSYHSSIGVRKDELVHGYILVYSAKRKASMGMLRAFLSEVQDTIPVQLVAVTDSQADFFENEAIKELMTEGEHIATEITAKFTALYSLSQYHRQTEVFTLFFSDVLEKKNMIENSYLSDNTRESTHQSEDVFLPSPRDCFPYNNYPDSDDDTEAPPPYSPIGDDVQLLPTPSDRSRYRLDFEGNEYPIHSTPNCHDHERNHKVPPPIKPKPVVPKTNVKKLDPNLLKTIEAGIGKNPRKQTSRVPLAHPEDMDPSDNYAEPIDTIFKQKGCSDEIYVVPDDSQNRIIKIRNSFVNNTQGDEENGFSERTSKSHGERRPSKYKYKSKTLFSKAKSYYRRTHSDASDDEAFTTSKTKRKGRHRGSEEDPLLSPVETWKGGIDNPAITSDQELDDKKMKKKIHKGKEDKKQKKKTKNFNPPTRRNWESNYFGMPLQDLVTAEKPIPLFVEKCVEFIEDTGLCTEGLYRVSGNKTDQDNIQKQFDQDHNISLVSMEVTVNAVAGALKAFFADLPDPLIPYSLHPELLEAAKIPDKTERLHALKEIVKKFHPVNYDVFRYIITHLNRVSQQNKVNLMTADNLSICFWPTLMRPDFEKREFLSTTKIHQSVVETFIQQCQFFFYNGEIVEIANTVAPPPPSNPGQLVEPMVPLQLPPPLQPQ
- the ARHGAP5 gene encoding rho GTPase-activating protein 5 isoform X2 — its product is MMAKNKEPRPPSYTISVVGLSGTEKDKGNCGVGKSCLCNRFVRSKADEYYPEHTSVLSTIDFGGRVVNNDHFLYWGDITLNGEDGVECKIHVIEQTEFIDDQTFLPHRSTNLQPYIKRAAASKLQSAEKLMYICTDQLGLEQDFEQKQMPEGKLNVDGFLLCIDVSQGCNRKFDDQLKFVNNLFVQLSKSKKPVIIAATKCDECVDHYLREVQAFASNKKNLLVVETSARLNVNIETCFTALVQMLDKTRGKPKIIPYLDAFKTQRQLVVTATDKFEKLVQTVRDYHATWKTVSNKLKNHPDYEEYINLEGTKKARNTFSKHIEQLKQEHIRKRREEYINTLPRAFNTLLPNLEEIEHMNWSEALKLMEKRADFQLCFVVLEKTPWDETDHIDKVNDRRIPFDLLSTLEAEKVYQNHVQHLISEKRRVEMKEKFKKTLEKIQFISPGQPWEEVMCFVMEDEAFKYITEADSKEVYSRHQREIVEKAKEEFQEMLFEHSELFYDLDLNATPSSDKMSEIHTVLSEEPRYKALQKLAPDRESLLLKHIGFVYHPTKETCLSGQNCTDIKVEQLLANSLLQLDHSRLRLYHESTNIDKVNLFILGKDGLAQELANEIKTQSTDDEYALDGKIYELDLRPVDAKSPYFLSQSWTVAFKPHGCFCVFNSIESLNFIGEFIGKIRTEASQIRKDKYMANLPFTLILANQRDSISKNLPILRHQGQQLANKLQCPFVDVPAGTYPRKFNETQIKQALRGVLESVKHNLDVVSPVPTSKDVSEADLRIVMCAMCGDPFSVDLILSPFLDSHSCSAAQAGQNNSLMLDKIIGEKRRRIQITILSYHSSIGVRKDELVHGYILVYSAKRKASMGMLRAFLSEVQDTIPVQLVAVTDSQADFFENEAIKELMTEGEHIATEITAKFTALYSLSQYHRQTEVFTLFFSDVLEKKNMIENSYLSDNTRESTHQSEDVFLPSPRDCFPYNNYPDSDDDTEAPPPYSPIGDDVQLLPTPSDRSRYRLDFEGNEYPIHSTPNCHDHERNHKVPPPIKPKPVVPKTNVKKLDPNLLKTIEAGIGKNPRKQTSRVPLAHPEDMDPSDNYAEPIDTIFKQKGCSDEIYVVPDDSQNRIIKIRNSFVNNTQGDEENGFSERTSKSHGERRPSKYKYKSKTLFSKAKSYYRRTHSDASDDEAFTTSKTKRKGRHRGSEEDPLLSPVETWKGGIDNPAITSDQELDDKKMKKKIHKGKEDKKKKKTKNFNPPTRRNWESNYFGMPLQDLVTAEKPIPLFVEKCVEFIEDTGLCTEGLYRVSGNKTDQDNIQKQFDQDHNISLVSMEVTVNAVAGALKAFFADLPDPLIPYSLHPELLEAAKIPDKTERLHALKEIVKKFHPVNYDVFRYIITHLNRVSQQNKVNLMTADNLSICFWPTLMRPDFEKREFLSTTKIHQSVVETFIQQCQFFFYNGEIVEIANTVAPPPPSNPGQLVEPMVPLQLPPPLQPQ